In Capsicum annuum cultivar UCD-10X-F1 chromosome 8, UCD10Xv1.1, whole genome shotgun sequence, the genomic window ttcaattgtaattttattatatcactcctaactaagtattataagtcatctatatattaaaaaataataatattttataaaatataaaataaacataaaataataaattaatgtttgatgttttaaattaaattgacgTCTTATATTGaatccacttaaatttttttcacaagtatttaattttttttatatcatttgtaactaattattataataatttaaaacatatctAATTcgctgctttaatcgtgattttactatatcatcccctaattaattattataaattatttaagtattaaaaaattaatataatttcatagaaaaagtaaaatatacacaaaataaAAGTTAACTCTTAATATCTTAAATTAACGTGTCGACTTAAATaagattcatttaattttttttataaatattttttataatagttttttatattacttttaattagttattataattcaattaaatattaaaaaataaatactaatatttaataaCTGAcacaaaatagatataaaatactccctccattttattttacgtgtCATAATTTGACTAAGGATGgagtctaaaaaataaaaaaagactatgatttttttatcaaattgtcttctattaaaaaaaatgtaCTACTAGTATCTTTAATTAAGTGGAACCTCATAAGTTGTACCAATAAAGATAAAAGTGAAATTGTatctttaaataattattaaataagaaaatatgcattcttttttatatagacccaaaaaaaaaataacgaaacataaaataggatggaaggagtaacaaattaaaaatgattgAATGAAGTATTTTGCAACGGTAATATCTGTGTCAAAAACGACTTACTAATATCTAAATgattaaatttaaacaaaatattaaatacataGTTGCGAATTAAGAACTgaattatcaaaatttattttttattagacaTAAATGAAGCATAAAATACGTAAATAAGGGAATTAAttttttgttactattttatCATTTCAATTCACTTGACAACATTTAATCAAGCATGGAGTAGAAAAATAAAATGCTTTTGAAATTCGTAAATAAATAAACGTTAAATTTTTTAcgatcataaaatattttatcaaaaaataaaacaaaaattgtaaaaataaattgTTTCTTCTCATCACTCACTACATGCCACTATTTACTTACAATAAATAGAAATTAtgttaggaacacaaaataaccGTCCACCATGAGAAGTCCAACAAGGTACTACAACCAAATACCGAACAAATAGGAGTAGTATTTGTTATAGCTCTCGAGGCTTGAGCATTTCTAGCTGAAGCTCCTGGACTCAAAATCTACCTTCCTAGACCCACATCCTCATTTCGCGGTCTCCGATTTTGTGATCCAAATTTAGTTAATTCGATTCTGAAAAGATCGCGGTGCAACTCACGGTTGAAATTTTTTAAGGAATCTATGATGGTAGTGTATTATAGAAGTGCGACTTAAAGGGttgattttaatataatgatTCTCGTGTGTTATTAAGAACTTTTACTCCTCCCACTCTTCGATATAATGAATTCCTCCTCCTCTCTATGATTTTTCTCATCAAAGATTTTCACTTAAATCTATGTGTATTCATCTTATCTATGCATGTTCGTATATTTTACACGGACCCTTCATGAGTCTTGAGATTTGGATATCTTCAAACAAACAGACACTGCAATAGAGAAAAACGGAGAATGAATGACATTTGGCAAGCTAGTAACGTGACTATATGAAAGCAGTATTAGACCTGCAAGAAAAGTGAAGGAGCTGATGATTCCACAAACTTcataaaaacaaagaaataatacTGAATAGATTCACTACATTTGGCCATGTCAGAGCTGCAGCCAAGTAGAAGTTGTACTAAATATGCCCCACAACAACTCACTTGGCTACTAATTCTGCAATCCAAAAACCGTCACACATATAAATCCGATtaccaaaatcaaaactttaacaGGAAAGTAATCCTATAGGTTAAGGCTCCTTCAAAGAAGTTCAGATAAACTTATTGTCTTTCACAAGAATATGTAATTTAACACAGTAACTTTAATAttaattcaagtttaaaacaataACATTATAGAGTTAATCTTTTTAAgaagtatatatttttttcagaaatttagatgaaataaaaatgtaaagcCAAATCCCCCAACTTCACAGAACGTCCTTAAAAAATAATTCCCTTTCATTTTACCCAAAATTTTAGAATCTTCCTtaaaatgactttcaattcaCTGTACCCAAAGTTTTAGAATCTTCCAACTATAATGGTACCTCAGATAATTAAATTCGTCAAACTCAGCGATTTGATTGATcgcaaaaaatattttaaagacaaaaagtttgtatttcagaaaaaaaattcCTACCAAAAGCTGTTGATAAATGTAGATTTATATAATCATCAAATGCCCCTTccaaaaaatgacaatgattcaTCAAACAATGTGTATcctttaaaaaatcatatgtcggttcattcaaaatatctttttttgaacaggttcattcaaaatatctttttttgaaCAGACAACTATCTGAACAATCATTCTTTTACAAAAGAATTGTGtccctttattttttattcacaccaattaaacccaacaaaATCAACAAAACTAAATTAACAAAGCACCCTTCACCCAAGTAAATATTATCAGCCAATTTAGAGcctaatttagaaaaaaaaaaaaaaaaagaggaaggtgCTCCTGCAACGCTTCCCTTTAGATTCGTCCCTTTAGATCATTTTAAGGAAGTAAGGACTAATCAAACTTATCAACCCAACAATATATAGATAGGTGTTAACcccataataaaagaaaaagtaggataatGCAATTAGAAAGAGTTGGCAACGCAAACAGTGGAGATGCACCAGCAGAAAGCATTCCCTTCTTTTCACTGACCTCCCCAGATAAATTATAGAGATAACATCATGTTAAATAAATATCAACACTAGAAAGCTAAAGCCAGATTACACACCCAATACAAAGCTACAAAAGATTTGACATACTAATTACACTAAATAGACCGATAGAAGACAGCAGACCAAATGCACCAAGCATTCCAAACTTCCAATGGATGCTTAAGATGGCATGGCATCTAGGTAGACAAAGGCAGCAAATCAGAAGCACGCTAAAAGTCAGCAATTGTAGCATAGAATAGATTATATTCTCTCTCGACATACTACtagataaaatatctatcaaattaAAAGAACAGTCCAGCGTACTAGTAAATATATCAACTATAACTTACAAAATCATAAAAGTCgcacaataatttcattgaagcTTGATACTTCGTAAGTGAATGAAATTAGACAAACATATATCTTTGTTTATAGAAGAGAGAGAGTATGAAATGAAGCTCAACACACAAACATAACAAAGATCAATCGAACAACTACAAACATGTGGAGAGTGAGCAACAACTTTAGTCAAAAACATACAAATGCAAGGAAGGAAAAAGAGAaacaacaatttaaaataaatgcTAAAAGGAAATTATTCATTAATCAAACTCTCACAACATTTTCTTGTTTACAACTCCAAAGCCAAGACCCACAACTTAGACAATTACACAGACACATAATTCAGATTACACCAAACATAACTTACTAAGGACTTTAAAACAACAGTTGATCTGCATGGACTTGTTTAACCAGAGATATCAATTGCCTTCACCTCAGATCTCTTCTCCTCTTCTTTAGGAACAGTTACAGTGAGCACTCCATTCTCCATAGCTGCTTTAATTTCCCCCATCTTCGTATTCTCCGGCAGCCTAAATCTCCTCAAAAACTTGCCACTGCTCCTCTCCATACGGTGCCACTGATCATTCTTCTCCTCCTGCTCTCTGCTCCTCTCACCGCTTATCTGTAATATCCTTCCTTCTTCAACTTCGACTTTCACTTCCTCTTTCTTGATCCCCGGCACGTCTACTTTGAAGATGTGAGCTTGTGGGGTCTCCTTCCAATCGATTCTTGCATTTGCGAAAGCAGAGGTTTCACGAGCAGAGGAGGGGGTGTTAGCGATTGTGCTTGAAATTGGGAAGCCCTCGAACGGATCCCATAGGTCGAGGGAGACTGGGTCGAAGATGTTGCTCCTGCGACCACCGAAGAAGCTTGGAATCAGAGACATTTTTTGGGGCTTTGTTGTTTGAAGGAAACAGAAGAACGTTTAATAAAAAGCTTGAACGAATATTTCCTTGATTGTAGCGTTTGATATGCTTGAAAATTACTTGGTGAAGACGAATTAGAGGTGGTGTCGTGGTCTTTATAGGCAATGAATGGAGAGATTTATGCGATGGGAGTGTAAAAAAGTTAGATGTTCTCCAGAGAATTCAATAATATTCCAGAAAAACGTATCCAATTCGAGGGTAATCTGGGATGTTCTTTGGTTAACTTTTAATAAGAAAATTGCGAGGCTTCTACTATATTCTAGATAATCTTTTTGAATGAGTGATTTTTGTTAGTTTTCTAAGAGAGTACATGTCATTACTTAAAATTAACgattataatttaattaattaaaataaattttaatcataattaagatactaaatattttatatttttactttcaaATTTTTGGATAATATCTCAGTTATAGGTAGACTATTttatagtaaatatatttttttaaatgaatctCGCTCTTTCtaccttttcttttttggatttgcGCTGGGTTTCTAATTTGTGGATAATATCTCAATTATAGGTAGACTATTttatagtaaatatatttttttaaatgaatctcgctctttctactttttcttttttgaattcgCGTCGGGTAGGATTTTATTTGAGGTTTTTCCAAATTCGCACTATGTAGGGCTCCATTTGAGAGATAGCGCTTCCAACAGAATTTTCTTTATGTCCAAAATCAAActctcgacctctgattaagggtgaagTAGCtccatccgctgcaccacaaccAATGTTGACGACCTTCTCTTTTCCGAAGCTTCTTGTTTTCCTATACTTCTTCAGTATATATTTTCCAATTTCACTTTGGttacttttgattttattttaatcatTAGACACTTTCTCTAAATTAATGATATTTCAATGTTTTCAATAAACAGGTCcttttctaattatattaattgatattttttatgataacaCTGATGATGTTGAATTATGTTGttataataatttgataaaattatatatttatatttttaaaaatagaatctttttgctgttatgattatttttggtgttgtagattttttttatttattgttgtggtaccaaaaaagaaaaaagaataggcTAAGTTTTTTCCTATCCTATATTcaattaaaattaaaagtaactCACATAAATCCCTGATAATTTCagcaatattacataaaatcttgtttattttgctaattacatcttatcccaaaattttaaattgatgatacatatgttaagcagtgatacatatcTAAAAGTGATACATATGTAGCAGATCAGGTAATTATTTTAGGAAGCACcgattttttgagattttaataaCATAAATCTCGCCTAAACTGCTACAAGCGGTGAAAACGCAATTCCTTTTGTTAATTGTTCAACATTGAAGCAAACCACATTAGaatctcaatttttttcaaactttggaacaaaaaattcaatattcaattttttttttctgaatttctTCAATGGATCTCGTCACTGTGTTGTTGCGTCATTCTGGGGAATGGATTTTTGAAACAAGATACGATAACTATCTGGTTGACGAGATTGTAATTCATAAAAAAACGTCGTACCACGATTTAATGGACGCTATAGCAACTCAATTGAAAATTGACGTATCTCTGAAAAGAATTAATGTTAAATACGTTGTTCAAGGCAATTCATCAGTGTTGGAGATTCATAATGATATGGCTGTGAaactttttcttcagattttgaaagCTGAATCTATATTCGGGAAGTATCCGCTGTGAattacaacaagtgatatagtaATTGACAGTGATGGTGTTGACAcagataatatgatgattgagTGTTATGATTTTGTTGAGCCGTCTGATCTTGCACTTGGTGTAGTTCGTAACGTTGAATCTCTGGCAATTGTTAATGTGGGTGGTGAAGAACTAATAAGTGATTGCTATAATAGTGTTGTTAAGGTGAAGCAAAAGTATATAAACAAAGATACACTTGTCTCGGTAATGCGTAACTATTCAATCAAGCATAGGTTCAATTGCAGAGCTGCAAGATCTGACAAGCAGAGgtgcattttttaattttttaatgacaattattgatttatttcacAATTTGATTCATATAACTAGTTATTCATATAAGTGAAGCAAATGAATATCTAGAAGCTGTAGTGATACATTTGTATATCTGGAAGCTGTAGTTATTCATATAAGTGAAACAAATTTGATTCATTTCCATTTTTTAATgacaattattaatttattttgcaATTTAATGACAATTATATCTGAAAACCGTAGTGATACATTTGTATATTAGTTTATGTAAATATTGTGGCAAATAACAAGTGATTCATATAACTAGTTATTCATATAAGTGAAATAAATATCTAATTgttattgaagttgatatttatatatatggtgATTCCTATTGGTCATTAATATAATTGATTATTAATCATGTTAATGGATATTCATATGAATGGCGATTCATCTTGATGATTCATATAAACTAATTGAAAATACATGTTATTCATATTACTGGTGATTCATTTAACTGGTGATGCATGTaactgatttttaattttgttgatttatgtaaatggtgattcatataccTGGTTTTTTATGTTGGTGCTAAATCTAACATAAGTTTCAAATAACCAGTGATTCATATAACCGGTGATTCATATAAGTTTTAAATAACTCTGGTGATTCATATAAGTTTTGAATAACTCTGGTGATTCAAgtgatttatataattaattagttttgaataactctggtgattcatataaatgTAACATAactaatggtgattcatatatgTAGTTTTTTATGTTGGTGATAAATGTAACATAAGTTTCAAATAACcagtgattcatataactggtgattcatataagtTTTGAATAACTCTGGTGATTCATATAAGTTTTGAATAACTCTGATGATTCAAGTGATTCACATAACTAATTATTCATATAGGTGACACAAATAACTAATTTGTATTGTAAGTGGATTTTTATGTATATGGTGATTCATATTTgtgattaatataattgaatattcATATAATTGGTGATTTCTATTGGTGAATCATATAAACAGGTTATTcatataaatggtgattcatataactgtTGAATTATATAATACAAAAGAATAACAGATTAAGTTCATATTAGCGATATGTGTTAACTGTTTATTCATTGGTTAATTGActcatttttttattgaattagtgattcatatggtatatggtgattcatatataaataaattaacgTAACTTCATATTTGCGACTTTTTTTTTGACATATATTTCAGTTATATCTTGTTGTGCAAATCGCCGGAATGTAGTTGGGTATTCAAGGCGTCCTGTAAGCATGGTACTGATACATTTATAGTACGTACCTTCAACGATGAACACACCTGCTCAATAATGGACAAAGTGTTTGAGCAACAACATGCAACCATTGCCTTTGTAGCAGGAATAACAGCTCCAAAGTTAGTGAACTACAAAAGAATAATCACCCCAAGTGACATTATTGAAGATATAAAAAGGAAACTTGGTTTGGACATAAATTATATGAAGGCGTGGCGTGCTAAAGAACGTGCTTTAAAAATGTTGAGAGGGCGACCAGCTGACGGATATAAGAAAATACCTACCTACGTATACATGTTGAATTCGATTTATCCCAATTCACATATAAGGATGCATAAGTCTCCTGATAATCAGTTCATGTATCTATTCGTAGCACTACAACCTTTCATTAGGGATTTGGGTATTGTAGGCCTGTTGTGGTAGTAGACGGTAGTCACATGAAAGGACCATATCAAGGAACATTCGTTTCAGCTAGCACTCTTGATGGAGCAGGTATTGCATGTagtggttttttttttcttacaaatgATGGTAATTGTTATATAAGTTAGACATAATCATTGTGTAATTTTATGTATCAGGACATATATTGCCGATTGCGTATGGGGTTGTAGATTCTGAGAATGATTCATCCTGGACGTggtttttccagcaattcaagtgTGCTTTCGGTGAGCGTGATAATATGTGCGTAGTCTCTGATAGACATGAAAGCATAATCAAGGCGGTTAGTATGATCTATCCATGTATACCACATTTTTCTTGTATTTGGCGTCTTTGGAATAATGTCTGCACGAATTATAGAAAGAGTAAGGACAAACTGAGCGACGAGTTTTTTGCCATGGCTAAAGCGTACAAGTTGGATGTATTTGATGAGCTTATGTGTAAAGTGGGAAAGATTGACAATAGAGTTAAGGTATATTTGGAAAATGTTGGATTTGAAAAGTGGTCACGAGTTCATGCTCCAATAAATAGGGGGGGAGGATAATGGCTTTCAATATTGCAGAATGTACCAACCCTCGTTTTGTTGTGGCTCGTGAACTaccaattttagattttcttgaacaGGTCAGAATCTTATTTGGTGTGTGGAACCGAAAAAATATAGACCGATCTAACTTTCCTTCTAAAAATTCATTGGGAGGTTGATTTCAATAAATTCTTCAATTGAACGAGGCAAAGTCATCACGTATGATGGTAAGTTAAATAACAATATGTATACTTTAACTAAGGTagtttgcattttttttaacATTCTGATAACAGATGTACCAAAGTGATACATCTAGGAGTCATatgtatcattttgatacatATGATGAAATATGCTTCTACTTGAAATTGTgttctttatatttaattaatctgcGGCTTTTATGGTTCATATATTATGTTGACTTACATAAAACTTTATGGAATTATATTTTCAGATTAGGGAATCAACTAACTACATATACGGTGTGtatgaagaaggaagaaaatacaTTGTTCGGTTGGATATTAGAACTTGCAACTGTGGTAGATTTCAGCTTGATGAGATACCATGCACGCACGTTATTGGTGTTTTGAAAAGCAAATATGTAAAGGAAATGAAGCCATACTGCTCAGATTACTACAAGAAGGAGGCATTGGTGAAGACTTATGAAATGCCGCTTTGTCCAATGCCCGATAAACGAGACTAGCACGTACCATCAGAGGTTTTAGAAGATGTAGTTTTGCCTCCAAAATATAAATGCCCACCAGGAAGACCCAAGAAAGGTAGAAAAGAGAAAAGTAGTGAAAAGTTTTCATCAACATCAAATCGTTGTGGCAAGTGTGGGTATGAAGGCCACAACAGACGCAGTTGCAACTACTTTCCAAAAGAGATACTTGTCTTTAAAGTTTAATCAGACATGTTTACTTAGTTCAAAGTTTTGAATTCAGTAATTAGAGTTAATTATTCAAAAATTCGTTGCTTGATATATTTTGTTTATAATTGGAAAAGATATGAGTTTGTAAGATTATCATTTATAATTCATTATTACTATTATCTTATGCAGATATGTTAAGAGGTACTGAGGAAAGCTAGTGATGCATTCCGtaaatgaaattataaagtgATAAATACTACTATTTAATGTCAACAGGTTAATTATTGTTAAAAGTTAATCATATTgttttcaattgatacatattaaaaaactTAATATTGTTATGTGATTCATATAAACCATTCGTGTAAAATTAGTTGTTTCATATTAGAAATTAACATTGACATGttaattggtgatacattttcaacatattagttaaattttattcatttctaatgtcttttaactggtgatttattttaataatataaatggTTATTCCTGAAACTAGAGATTCATTTTAACTGGTGATtcattttaataatataattggTTACAGTTTATTCAGGTCTAATCATTTCTAACTGGTGATTCATTTT contains:
- the LOC107840200 gene encoding 18.2 kDa class I heat shock protein, with product MSLIPSFFGGRRSNIFDPVSLDLWDPFEGFPISSTIANTPSSARETSAFANARIDWKETPQAHIFKVDVPGIKKEEVKVEVEEGRILQISGERSREQEEKNDQWHRMERSSGKFLRRFRLPENTKMGEIKAAMENGVLTVTVPKEEEKRSEVKAIDISG